The uncultured Celeribacter sp. genome includes the window CTGCAATCCGAAATCCGGGGCTGGATCAGGGACCAAATTAAGACCCCGGAAGGGATGCAGAAGGTATCCAACGCCTACAAGGTGGATTTGCAAGTCGCATCTACTATCTATTCGTCGCCGTCGTTTCTCATGGATATGACCGACCAATTGCATTCGACCATGCGATTGAAAGCCGTCGAACTTTTCGCGCCGACCGGCTTCAAGCTGTTGAATGAAGGCGTCGAACTTGCCGACAAGGTGCAGAATTACGAACGCGTCGTAGGCGACGTGCATTCGTCCTACTATTCGCACGAAGTCGTTGAAGCGGCACAGGCAAGCCGGGTCGAAGTGTAAGCCATGACCGCCGCAGCCAACATTGCGAAGCTGGCCGCTTGGGTCGAAGCTTCTAGCCCGGCAAAGCGCCCTGCACCCCAATACGGTTGGGTGCAGGTGCCGCCTTGGGCTGTGTTGCTACCGCTGGCCCCTGACAGCCCCGCCAGCGCCGTTGACCTATCCAAGATAGGGGAAGCGTCCATGCCGCTCTTGTGCGCCGCTGTGGCCCTTTCTGCGCCTGTGCTAGATCAGCGCCTAGATTGGGACTGCACCGGCATCGGCACGGTAAGCGACCGGCTGCACCACATCTTGCACCACGTTCCCGAAAGCCGATGGGACATGCCCCGCGTCGTTGCTGTGGGCATCACGTCGCCGTCGCAATCCATGAACGCAGCCCTTGCCGCCGAAGGCTTGGCGCTGGATTTGACCGAAACCGCCGTCTTGTTCTGCCCCCTATATGCGGTCACGTCCAAGGATCGCAGCCGGGCGCAAGAGGTATGCCGCGCGTCCTATGCTCTAGCGGCGTAGAGTGGGTTCCGCCCTTGGCGCTTGGGGCCGTTCAACAACTACAACTTCCCGTCGTCCACCAAGTGACAAAATCAGCCCAACGATTAGGCTAATCGACCCGAGCACGAAGCCGAACAATCCGGCGATGCTGGTCATCAAGCCGCCCGCGATCACGCTTCCCGCTGCTGCGTAGCCTTTGTCGGCTTCTGCGGCACCCGTGACCATTTCATGCGACACGACCCCCGACAGTATGAATGTCGAAATCGGCAACGCGAAGATGGCCGCGCCCAAGATCAAGAAGCCGCGCCCGAACGCACGCCGGACTGTTGGGGCGAACGCCGCCAAAAGGATAGCTACGATAAAGACGATGAAGAAACCTGCCGTGCCTTTGCCGTCGGAAATTGCCGCAAACAGCGGGGATAGTGCCAGCCCGGCGGCTATGCCGAAGACTATGCCGACAGTGATTTGAAAGATGATCCGAACGATTTTCATTGGTGGCCAGTCTCCAAGCTTTCGACGGCTTCAATGCTCAAACGAATGTCGCTCCCGCGAATTTCGACGGAGCCGCTTCCAACGACTGAGCATAACTTGTCCGTGTCAATCATTATGCTGCCGTTCCGGCACTCGTCTTCGATCCGCTCCCGAATTTCGCGACCCGCATCCATTGTCACGGTGAAGAACTCACCCGAATTGCTATAGAAGCGAAAGTTGCTGTCGTTGTAGAAAATCTTGCCCGTGAATGTGACCGGCTTTCTGTCCATAGAAGCTAAGTATTCTTCAAAAGTTTCGGCGCTGGCGCTTCCCGCACCTGTGAAGCAAGCGCCGCACAGCGCGGCAATCAACAAATTTCTATTTCGCATAATACCTCCCGACAACTTGAGCGCGATCCAGCCAAATAGTGACGCAGTTTACGTCATGTGTCACGCGCGAACGCTTGGTGGTGTCAGGTCGGAAAGTGGCGGCACGGGCCACTCGCGCTGCGACATGCGGTCACGTCTTCGTGAATGGTTGCAGGCGATTTCCGGGCCGTTCGCCGCGCTTCGACATTCAAGGCAATGCTTAGGCAGAGAAATCTGCGCTGAATTTTTATCAGCAAAAATATACACTTATAGGTATAAGTGGCAGCCCGTAGGGGAATCGAACCCCTCTTTCCAGGTTGAAAACCTGGCGTCCTAACCGATAGACGAACGGGCCACTCTGTCGGTAGGCGGGTTATTAGGGGAGGGGGGCGTCAGAGGCAAGAGGAATTTTACGCTTCTGACACAGATTTTTTACCGGCCTTTGCCCCGGTTGTCGTAGTGTGGCTATGGCCTCGGCGCTTAGGCTTCTGCGGCATCCTCAAGACGCAGCTGCGCAGAGCTGCGCCCACCCCATGTGTTCAACTCCAGACGCCCCGCCAGATGGAAGCGCGCGCCGCCGTGGCTCTCAAGCGCCGGGCCGATCGGCCCGTCGAACGCCCCGAAACAGATCGCATCCAGACGCGGGCCAAGCCCGTCTGAGAAGGTCACTTTCAGATGACTTTCCCCGACCCGCCGGGCGAAATGGATCTGGCAGGACGGGAAGGCAAAACGCGGCGCCGGGGCCGAGGCACCATAAGGGCCTGCGGCGTCCAGTTGGGCGATCAGCTCTGGCGTGGCGGCGCCGGGCATCAGCAGACCGTCAAGCTTGAGATCGGCGGGGCCCATCGACCCTGCGCCCTGTTTGGCGAGCAGTTCTGACAATCGGGCCATGGCGGGCTCCAACTGATCCCGGGCCACGGTAAGGCCCGCCGCCATCTTGTGCCCGCCACCTTTAAGCAACAGACCTTCGGCGGCCAGACGTTGAATTGCGGCCCCCAGATCGACGCCACTCACGGATCGCCCCGATCCCTTGCCTTCCGCGCCATCAAAGCCAATGACGATGGCCGGACGGTTGGTCGCCTCTTTCAGGCGCGAGGCGACAATACCGACGACACCGGGATGCCAGCCTTCGCCCGCAGCCCAGACGAGCGGGCCGTCAAGGCCACGTTGTTCGGCCTGTACCATCGCCTCCGCCCGAACAGCGTTTTCAATGTCGCGGCGTTCTGTGTTCAGAAGGTCAAGCCTCTCGGCCAGCGCCTGCGCCTCATGCGGGTCGGTTGTCGACAAAAGCCGCGCGCCCAGATCGGCAGCCCCGATCCGCCCGCCGGCATTGATCCGCGGCCCCAGCATGAACCCCAGCGCGTAAGAAGTCGGCGCACTGTCCATGCGGGCGACATCGGCCAGCGCCCGCAGGCCGATGCGATCGCGGCGTGCCATGATCTTGAGGCCTTGTCGCACAAGCGCGCGGTTGACGCCGATCAGCGGGGCCACGTCGGCCACGGTCGCCAGCGCGACGAGGTCGAGCATGGCCATCAGATCGGGGCCTTTTTGTCCGTTTTGGCGCATTTGGCGCGTGACCTCGACCAGCATCAGAAACACCACGGCTGCGGCGCAGAGATGCGCCAGATCCCCGGTTTCATCCTGCCGGTTCGGGTTCACCACCGCCACGCAATCGGGCAGGGTTTCCCCGCCCAGGTGGTGGTCCAGAACGATGACATCTGCCCCTTTGGCGGCGGCAATGGCCTCATGTGATAGCGTGCCGCAATCGACACAGACGATCAGGTCGTGGTCCCGCGCCAGCCCGGCCATGGCGGGTTCATTCGGACCATAGCCTTCGTCGATCCTGTCGGGGATATAAAGCGTTGCATCCAGCCCCATCTGCCGCAACCAGGTGATCAGCAGCGCGGCAGAGGTGCCGCCGTCGACATCGTAATCCGCGAAAATGGCAATTTTTTCGCGGCGCTTTGTGGCCTTCAGAAACCGCGTGGCGGCGACCTCCATGTCCTTGAGTGTCAGCGGATCTGGCAGCAGGTCCTTGAGCTTGGGATCAAGGAAACGGTCGACCTCTTCGGGGGCGACGCCGCGGCGCGCCAGTGTCTGGCACAGGGACAGCGGCAGGCGGGATTGCTGGGCCAGAAGCGCGGCCTGACGGTCCAGATCAGCCGAAGGGCCGACCCAGCGCCGGCCGGTCAGCGAGCTGGAGACATTGAGAAAATCAGTCATAAGCCAACTATATCGCCGACTGCGCGGGCGGATGCAAATGCGCTGTGCAAATGGCGGCAGCACAGGCGCGGGATATTGGTCTGGATCTGTGCGGTCAGAAAAACGCCCGCCAATTTGATCTGGCGGGCGCAATTTTGTCGGAGGAAAGGGGACGCTGCCCTTTTTCGCTCAGGATCAGTCCCGCGTCAGCTTGATCGGGTTGCGGTAGGTCATGTGACGCACTGACCCGGTTTTGGAGCGCATCAGGATGGTTTCCGTGGTCAAATAGCCGGGTTCGCGCACGATGCCGGGCACGATGGAGCCATCTGTGACGCCGGTTGCGGCAAAGATCACATCCGAGGTGACCAGTTCGTCGCGCGAATAGATCTTGTCGAAATCGGTGATCCCGGCCTTGGTGGCGCGGCCGCGTTCGTCATCGTTGCGGAACAAGAGCCGGCCCCACATCTGCCCGCCCATGCATTTCAGGGCCGAAGCCGCCAGCACGCCTTCGGGGGCGCCACCGGACCCCATATACATGTCGATCCCGGTGGAGGGTTCGGCGCAATGGATGACGCCCGCGACGTCGCCGTCGGTGATCAGGCGGATGGCGCAGCCGGTGGCGCGCAGTTCCTTGATCATCTCTTCGTGGCGCGGGCGCTCCAGCACGCAGAGGGTGATTTCATGCGGATCGACGCCTTTCGCCT containing:
- the recJ gene encoding single-stranded-DNA-specific exonuclease RecJ produces the protein MTDFLNVSSSLTGRRWVGPSADLDRQAALLAQQSRLPLSLCQTLARRGVAPEEVDRFLDPKLKDLLPDPLTLKDMEVAATRFLKATKRREKIAIFADYDVDGGTSAALLITWLRQMGLDATLYIPDRIDEGYGPNEPAMAGLARDHDLIVCVDCGTLSHEAIAAAKGADVIVLDHHLGGETLPDCVAVVNPNRQDETGDLAHLCAAAVVFLMLVEVTRQMRQNGQKGPDLMAMLDLVALATVADVAPLIGVNRALVRQGLKIMARRDRIGLRALADVARMDSAPTSYALGFMLGPRINAGGRIGAADLGARLLSTTDPHEAQALAERLDLLNTERRDIENAVRAEAMVQAEQRGLDGPLVWAAGEGWHPGVVGIVASRLKEATNRPAIVIGFDGAEGKGSGRSVSGVDLGAAIQRLAAEGLLLKGGGHKMAAGLTVARDQLEPAMARLSELLAKQGAGSMGPADLKLDGLLMPGAATPELIAQLDAAGPYGASAPAPRFAFPSCQIHFARRVGESHLKVTFSDGLGPRLDAICFGAFDGPIGPALESHGGARFHLAGRLELNTWGGRSSAQLRLEDAAEA
- the glpX gene encoding class II fructose-bisphosphatase is translated as MSNPIAFHDRMLSLGLARVAEQAAIASADFVGHGDEKAADQAAVNAMRDQLNQLDIAGVVVIGEGERDEAPMLYIGEEVGTGNGPAVDIALDPLEGTTLTAKDMPNALTVIAMAPRGTLLHAPDVYMDKLAIGPGYPKDVVSLEMTPTERVMALAKAKGVDPHEITLCVLERPRHEEMIKELRATGCAIRLITDGDVAGVIHCAEPSTGIDMYMGSGGAPEGVLAASALKCMGGQMWGRLLFRNDDERGRATKAGITDFDKIYSRDELVTSDVIFAATGVTDGSIVPGIVREPGYLTTETILMRSKTGSVRHMTYRNPIKLTRD